In Dehalococcoidia bacterium, the following are encoded in one genomic region:
- a CDS encoding DUF1284 domain-containing protein encodes MMLRAHHLICLLGFRGLGYSPEFLQDMIKIVFKLLSCPETLIEVISEPDDICTPCPFLKDGGCREEGPQSEEMVKKRDRAVMMRLGLVSGDKVTWSAVEQRIRSSISRRDLEQICQDCQWLPLGYCVAGLERLRE; translated from the coding sequence ATGATGTTACGGGCGCATCATCTGATTTGCCTCCTTGGCTTCAGGGGGCTGGGCTATTCCCCCGAGTTTCTGCAAGATATGATTAAAATAGTATTTAAGCTCCTCTCATGTCCAGAGACCCTGATCGAGGTAATCAGTGAGCCCGATGATATCTGTACCCCCTGCCCTTTCCTCAAGGATGGGGGCTGCCGTGAAGAAGGTCCTCAATCGGAAGAGATGGTAAAGAAGCGGGACCGCGCTGTTATGATGAGGTTGGGGTTGGTATCGGGTGATAAAGTAACCTGGTCCGCTGTTGAGCAGAGGATTCGCTCCTCTATAAGCCGCCGGGATTTGGAGCAGATATGCCAGGACTGCCAGTGGCTGCCCCTGGGCTACTGCGTGGCTGGCCTTGAGAGGTTGAGGGAGTAA
- a CDS encoding response regulator, whose product MNGNPVRMIKVKEVAAILNVHPNTVRQWGDKGLIKSYHVGPRGDRRFRPEDIDNFLSMWRGDGEGVLVVDDDVKILQLIEDVVVGQGHKVTCCETGERALEEINRKRFDLIFLDLVLPNMSGLEVLREIKAKNGRTVVAVITGYGDYPIALEAMALGPMYFIRKPFQVPEILEVLNAVMGVKV is encoded by the coding sequence ATGAACGGGAATCCAGTAAGGATGATCAAGGTGAAAGAGGTAGCCGCTATACTTAATGTGCACCCAAATACGGTGAGGCAATGGGGGGATAAAGGGCTTATAAAAAGCTATCACGTTGGCCCCCGTGGCGACAGGAGGTTTCGACCTGAGGACATCGATAATTTTCTCAGCATGTGGCGAGGGGATGGGGAAGGAGTACTCGTCGTTGACGATGATGTTAAAATTCTGCAACTTATTGAAGATGTTGTTGTAGGGCAGGGTCACAAGGTTACCTGCTGTGAAACGGGCGAGAGGGCCCTGGAGGAGATAAATAGGAAGCGATTCGACCTGATATTCCTTGACCTGGTGTTGCCTAATATGAGTGGATTGGAGGTACTACGGGAGATAAAGGCCAAGAACGGGAGAACAGTCGTGGCTGTTATTACGGGATATGGCGACTACCCCATAGCCCTGGAGGCTATGGCGCTTGGACCTATGTATTTCATCAGGAAGCCCTTTCAGGTACCCGAAATCCTTGAGGTTCTTAACGCGGTAATGGGAGTAAAGGTTTAG
- a CDS encoding CFI-box-CTERM domain-containing protein, giving the protein MKARIVYVALALVLVLSLAAAVAVSVVSAQSPVDYVDIGDTTSEAGHNLQGWGPIEPATSGGGYGGIDDCRCTVNGSECSNPELFWGSLTLDTGTGMTATELLLSVLDGSGNDSFEVYVNSHLVKTYTDPDPIIDPETWYTHNISISDLNLSGSITVKVDCTASAWSGCPTYGQLAVDWAELYAETTPEGEGPCFIATAAYGTASASEIDVLRAFRDEVLLESKVGSQLVEWYYQTSPPVADFISEHEGLRTLVRELLVDPVASLVEATEVLWGD; this is encoded by the coding sequence GTGAAAGCGAGGATAGTTTATGTGGCACTGGCCCTGGTGCTGGTCTTATCGCTGGCAGCGGCGGTAGCAGTATCTGTGGTCAGCGCCCAGAGTCCAGTGGACTATGTGGACATCGGCGACACAACAAGCGAAGCAGGCCATAACCTGCAAGGATGGGGTCCTATAGAACCTGCGACAAGTGGAGGGGGTTACGGTGGGATCGACGACTGCCGCTGCACGGTGAATGGCTCGGAGTGTAGTAACCCTGAACTGTTCTGGGGATCATTAACCCTAGACACCGGCACAGGAATGACCGCTACAGAACTGCTGCTGAGCGTGCTTGACGGAAGTGGCAACGACAGTTTCGAGGTGTATGTGAACTCTCATCTAGTCAAGACCTATACCGATCCGGACCCTATAATTGACCCTGAGACATGGTACACCCACAATATCAGCATATCCGATCTGAATTTGAGCGGAAGCATAACGGTGAAGGTAGACTGTACAGCATCGGCGTGGAGTGGTTGCCCCACTTACGGCCAGCTAGCCGTTGACTGGGCTGAGCTCTATGCCGAGACTACCCCTGAGGGAGAAGGGCCCTGCTTCATCGCCACTGCTGCCTATGGCACAGCGAGTGCTTCGGAGATCGATGTGCTACGGGCCTTCAGGGATGAGGTGCTGCTGGAAAGCAAAGTGGGCTCTCAACTTGTGGAGTGGTACTACCAGACCAGCCCTCCGGTAGCGGACTTCATATCGGAGCACGAGGGGTTAAGGACTCTGGTAAGGGAGCTCCTGGTTGACCCGGTTGCTTCGTTAGTCGAAGCCACGGAGGTTCTCTGGGGAGATTAG
- a CDS encoding TasA family protein, producing the protein MKKILISVMVIAVAVAIVAGGTMAYFSDTEKSTGNVMTAGTLNMTIADNNEGWNNGVPVTASWQSPSGWAPGETFTTGVISLRNVGSIPINYLFTTYYNYSYTVADLAKVIEVVEYNEYIPGYGWIDSMQPTQDLWKLVGDNLQPLTLKELILASWVGDTTWVDYCTGDGYDVVPAGNPAIPVGGTYQIYLVLKFADAAGNSYQGASCSFDIEFEGVQDNVSQKH; encoded by the coding sequence ATGAAAAAGATTCTAATTAGCGTGATGGTGATTGCCGTGGCTGTTGCCATTGTTGCCGGTGGCACCATGGCCTACTTCAGCGACACCGAGAAGAGCACCGGCAACGTCATGACCGCCGGAACTTTGAACATGACGATAGCCGATAACAATGAAGGTTGGAATAATGGTGTTCCTGTTACTGCATCATGGCAGTCACCAAGTGGCTGGGCACCAGGAGAGACTTTTACTACTGGCGTAATTAGCTTGCGTAATGTAGGAAGTATCCCCATTAACTACCTGTTCACCACCTACTACAATTACAGCTACACTGTTGCTGACCTAGCTAAAGTAATAGAGGTTGTGGAGTATAATGAGTACATACCCGGGTATGGTTGGATAGACAGTATGCAACCAACCCAGGATCTATGGAAGCTGGTGGGTGATAACCTGCAACCGTTGACACTCAAGGAGCTGATACTCGCTTCGTGGGTGGGAGACACCACTTGGGTAGACTACTGCACTGGTGATGGCTATGATGTGGTACCCGCGGGCAACCCTGCTATACCGGTAGGCGGAACTTACCAGATTTACCTAGTGCTCAAATTCGCGGATGCTGCTGGAAATAGTTATCAAGGAGCTTCGTGCTCGTTTGATATCGAGTTCGAGGGGGTCCAAGATAATGTAAGTCAGAAGCATTAA
- a CDS encoding signal peptidase I: protein MLTRIFEALATVLLVMAILVSVGIFVGPKVGWQVDAVYGGSMEPAIKLGSLAVIRPVEPKTVSEGDIITFAPPTDTSVRVTHRVTQVIDGESGLVFRTKGDANEEPDAYTVPAQNVVGRVWVSVPYAGYFTDFVRSTLGLGLLIGIPAAIIIGIELRNIFIASRDLRRKRENVMLDRLQNE, encoded by the coding sequence ATGCTGACAAGGATTTTTGAGGCTCTGGCAACCGTGCTTCTGGTGATGGCTATCCTGGTGTCGGTGGGTATCTTCGTTGGCCCGAAGGTCGGCTGGCAGGTCGATGCTGTATATGGCGGCAGCATGGAGCCGGCAATAAAGCTGGGAAGCCTGGCGGTGATAAGGCCGGTAGAGCCTAAAACCGTTAGCGAGGGAGATATTATCACCTTTGCACCCCCCACCGATACCAGCGTTAGAGTTACCCACAGGGTGACGCAGGTGATCGATGGGGAAAGCGGACTGGTATTTCGCACCAAGGGCGATGCCAATGAGGAACCCGATGCTTACACTGTGCCGGCGCAGAATGTCGTGGGCAGGGTGTGGGTGAGCGTCCCTTACGCGGGATATTTTACGGACTTTGTTAGGAGCACGCTCGGCCTTGGTCTCCTCATCGGCATACCGGCTGCTATCATCATCGGGATCGAGCTGAGGAACATTTTTATTGCCTCCAGGGATTTGCGGCGAAAACGTGAAAACGTTATGTTAGACAGGCTTCAAAATGAGTAA